The window TGTTTTCTCAAACTTCGCAACCGAATGTTTTCAATGTTATGGTTATCAATTAGAATAGAGCCTACATGCATAAGAATACAAGTAAAAGTTAATCATATGATAAACATCAGATCTTATATATtgattttaaaagtaaataatagaGATTTATATTTGCCCTTCAATAATGACTCACCGGACACAGGGTTATAAAGCCGAAGCAATAGTTTTACAAGTGTTGTTTTCCCGCCACCGGAAGGACCGACAAGAGCGACTATCTCTCCGGCTCTAATGTTAAGATTCAACCCATTCAAAACATGTGGCATGTCATCATTATATTTAAAGGAGACATCACGAAATTTCAGCTCTCCCATAATATGGCCTAACTCAACAGCATCTGGTTTCTCAACCACCTGTTATTGAGGATAAATTGATCCATTATTGAAGTGCGACATATTACATTGCACGAAAATTTTAATAACAGAGTAATGAATTATGTTCCTCAGCAATCATTCTCTTTTTTCCTTTCGTTCTTGTTGGAATTTTATCAATTTCAAACACAAAGTGTTCCCTTGAACAAGATTAAACAAGTTTTTGCATATCAAGTATCATACATTCACCTTATCTTTAAACTTGGTCATATCATGCAAGCGTTCAACGGCCGGTTCTCCCTGCCTCCATTCATTGTAAGCTTTTCCCACATCCTGCGTGATTCTTTATTTTCAGATTGATAAGCAAATACAGCTCCTCAAAAGCTGAACCATGTTAACACTGCAAATAATAATTAGCAAATACAAAACATACATCTCATAAAAATGACCACAAAAAAGGTCGAAATGGAATTAATAACTTCATCAACAGAGCACAGCTAGAATCACTCCGGTACCTAATATCATCCAAAAAGGCTTCTGTAATACTAGGAAGGAAGTTCTAAAACTACAGTGGACAAGGAAAATAGAcaaacaaacaagaaaattatCACGAGCTAATTGACGATATACCACAACAGATAACAATACCTGGATTGGTTCAATAGAGAAAAGCAATGATGTCACAAAGGAAATGAAGCTGTGGCCATCAAATGAACCTCTTGAAATCAACAGCGAACCAGCGCATAGTATGGAGAGAGTTCCATAGTAAATAGCTTGTATGACCTGAGGAATAGCTgctttcatcctcctcttgttcaATTTTGCATGATAGTCTATCTGAGCCAGCCTCTTAAACCTGGCACTCTCACACAACTCCGCGTTGTTTGCTTTCACAAAGAAAACCGCAGGAAGCATCTAGAATAAAAATAGCATGAATAAAACTGTGATATAAACTAATAAACAATGAACATGATCTTGCAAGAGTTCCAATAGAATAGAAGTTTGTGAAAATTAGGCGTGCCTTCAAACTTTTTCTTGAAGGTACAGAGAACAAGAAGCAGAGCAGAGTGTTGAAGTTTACCTCGTTTAGATATGCTGAGAGAGCAGCAATGCTAAGATGTGCCTCTCTAGATATCTTTCGAAGTTCTTGACCAAGATAAGCAACAAAAAGCGACATGCAAGGAATGACCTGCAATTTCCAAGCATGAGAACATTTAAATATATGCTCATGATCTAGCATTAATGAAAGTCAAGGAAGACAACTTAGTGCTATAGCCGTTCGCTCACCGTGAATGAAATCAAAGAAAGGACTGGACTTATAACTATCATCTGAGCCATCATCGCCGATAACTGGAGAGTGCTAGGTACTATGGTCTGTCATAGATTGGATTATAATCAGAGAACAACATATGAAGAGTCATTATGCAAATGAATTCAAAATTGGTACAGATTGTAAAAAAGACAAAAACTTGCACACGCAAATAGCATCTAAATGAGAATACTGCATGATAGAACAATGCTTCTTGCACATCTGCACACCTCATATCCACTCACTAGactttaaaagaataaaagtgaAATTGTGCAGAAATTGAAACATTGGCTCTACTTGACAATCCTTACAAATATGTCTATGCATGTTAGCTAACAAGGCATACGGATAGCCTGGTAAACCATGCCTAACTAAGAATTTTTCGAGGAAGATGATATGCATAAGTATATGCATGAATATCATGTTCCACATTGACACAGAACATTCGTTCTACACACCACCTAAAATGTTACAAAGAAATAAATAAACTTGTTCAATAAATCAGACCCCATTAAAAAGACTTAGTTATACTTAACCACCAAAAAGCTCATGCTTCTACAACTAATATATCAGAGCAAAAACAATGACTTAATCTCAGAAAACTCCTATGTCCTCAACCTAGGAAGTCAAATTATTCCAGTACATGAATCTTGTACCATTTAAGTGCTCAAAAAAATTGTAAGAACCCACATGAATAAAAGGTAGATACAACATTACTTTTCCTCCACGGAAGAGGAAATAATCTCTCCTTGCTCTCTCAACACAATAAATTTCCCTCTTGTATGTAAGTAAGCTACTTCTATCTTCTTAATTATCCACTAAAATCCTAACATGGTTTGAACTAATATACTAGAACAAGAACAATCCTTACTCTAAGAACATACAAAAAAATTCTCAAAAGAGTGTTAACTATGATTCAGTGATTTACTATAAGAAATTATGTTCTTACTCACATTAAGAACAGAATAAACAGTGTCAGCAACATCAGAAGCTTCAGCAGTGATCCTATAAGCAATGTCCCCAGCTGAAGCACCACCTTCTCTTCCTTCGAAGTAACCAAGCTCCCTCTCAAGGACACGGTCAAAGACATGGACACGAACCTCGTACACTGTCTTAAGGGCAGCGTCCCAAAGAAGGGCATGCTGCCCGTACCCGGAGACCAAACGGGCAGCCACAAGACACAACAAGATGAGACCTTGACTTCTCAATTGAGGTCCATCAATGGCGGCGTTGCTGAATTTTCCGAGTCTAGAGACGAGCTGGGAGAGGGAGAAAACTGAGATGGCGCTGCAGAGCCAACCCAAGATAATGGGTTTGCGGTTTGAGATGAGAAAAGGTTGCAGGAATCGTAAAGTTTCGTTCTTTTTGGTGTTTGAAGAGTTTTTGGTTATGGAGGTGGTGGAGCTGTGGATTCTAGTAGAGGAAAGCGGTGGAGGGTATTTTGGGTAATATGGAGAAAATATGGGTTTTGAAAATGGTGTTTTGGATTTTAGAAGGAggatgtggtggtggtggtggtggtgatggtgttgGGTTGAGAATTGGAATGAAGGTTTTAGGAGGAAGATGGAATTGGAGGAcatttttttttttcccctttcttttgggtgtttattttttgtatttttatttaaaatttttttgaagaggAAGGTGGTGTTATATCTTATATGGAGGTaatagagaaaaaagaaataTGATCAAGGGAATTGAGTGACTCATTCACAAGGtgttatatatattgattttgatgaatgAAATTGATATGGAAgtttgatgataattttttagtcaaaataaaattttggaggGTAGTAGAAAAGAAGAGTATTCCATTAATATTGATTGGAGTTTTGGTATAATtttgtgaataaaaaaaaattagaattagacTCATTCCTATCAACCACTTTTTGGTGGAAATTACATAGTTTTGAGGTTGAAAAACCAACAAAGGGGATATAGTAATATAAAAATGGTATGTAACCACTAcaaattagtcactaaattaatttgttattaatatatatttatattttggatttagatcctctaaaatttgaatttcactttagagagtaaagtgtgatctttcaccattaatttcataggtgggacttagaattcatatattttaatatacattttataTACATGATTTTTGTGTATAAGTAGTATAATCAATCATAATATAATCATTATTGAAAGTGAAAAATATCTTGAATGGTTTGAGAATTGCTAGTTGCTCTCTTAATACATAGGAaatgttgaaaaaaaattaggaaagaAATTGTGGaggcttctatttttttttccaatCAACACGTGCCATATAACCATATGAGAACAAAGAAATAATGGCTTATTCTCAAGTACTTGAACGTTTCTTTtgattgaaataaaaatctgaactTGTGAACCAAGTTCAATCTTATGCAGCTGTGCAAGAATATGCAAACATTTGTATGGAGAATATGCTCTCTCTTTTTTGTGTGTTTGTGAAGTAAAGGAAGCTTCTCTTCTTTTCAATAAGCATTCCATTCCCactttctttgtttgtttctagCAAAGCCAATTCGTTTGTGAATTAGGTACATTTAATCATATGCCTTTTCTTTTAGGAAAAGAAACCACATGCATGCATGAACGAGTTTCTATTGAACTATGTGAGATTGGAAATGAAAATGCATGATCACAAGTTGCATTGGCTTCTTGTACACTTGTGAGTCGTTTAATCTTCAATCACAATGTGATGTgatttgtgtgaaaatgaaaccAACGGTAGTTGCCtcatttgaacttcattttaacTACATCCATAAAGAACAatatttttagtacttatttttaatTCAACATTGAACTATTTTATTTGGACATATGAAGAGAAGATCGATAAAACATCTAAGATGGGAAATCAGATGAAAGACAAGTAAGTGAAGAAAGATAGAAGAAAATCAGAAAAGGCTATAAAGAAGGTAATCAAGAAATTCATGTGTAAAAAATCTTACTAtaaatatgattgatgtatgatagATCTTAATAACGCCGTTTAATCTATGTAATCGATTCTACTTAATGAGACAAGACTTTATTATTATTGAACAAACACGTACTCTTCTCTTTTATTAAGTGCGAGAAATTAATATAATGCGATTTTCGTGTCACATCCGACTCTTGAAGACAATAAATTGGCTCAATATCCAAACAAAAGTGAGTACAAGTATCATTCTTTTCATTTATCATCATCAAAATTCAAACAAGGTCATCTTCTTGTGTCTTTTGGAGATTATTGATACGCCAAATTCTAAGGTCCTTATCAATGTTGAGCTGTTACACTTCTTTAATGAAAAAAATCTATCCCTACAAATTGATGGTCCAATTTTGTTGACACTAATTAGTAGTAATATACCTTCTCAATTCACCAAATAGAGAATACAAGCTTTCATTCTCTGAGATAGTAGATGGAGCTATAGATTGAATTATGATAGCAACCAAACCAAACATTAATTGAAAGATGAAAATCTTCATAGATCATGTCCAACATATAAGAAAACAAATATTGTGCATAAGCACTAAATGATAACAACTATCATTTGCCATTGAACTAAGGTAGAACAACCAAATATAACAAGGCTAGAAAGTTCCAAAACCAAAGAATGGACCGTCTTCGTTTAGAATCATATATATGCACACACATGTTTAACTTTAGTAGGTTAAAGTTTC is drawn from Arachis hypogaea cultivar Tifrunner chromosome 12, arahy.Tifrunner.gnm2.J5K5, whole genome shotgun sequence and contains these coding sequences:
- the LOC112728825 gene encoding ABC transporter B family member 29, chloroplastic-like; translation: MSSNSIFLLKPSFQFSTQHHHHHHHHHILLLKSKTPFSKPIFSPYYPKYPPPLSSTRIHSSTTSITKNSSNTKKNETLRFLQPFLISNRKPIILGWLCSAISVFSLSQLVSRLGKFSNAAIDGPQLRSQGLILLCLVAARLVSGYGQHALLWDAALKTVYEVRVHVFDRVLERELGYFEGREGGASAGDIAYRITAEASDVADTVYSVLNTIVPSTLQLSAMMAQMIVISPVLSLISFTVIPCMSLFVAYLGQELRKISREAHLSIAALSAYLNEMLPAVFFVKANNAELCESARFKRLAQIDYHAKLNKRRMKAAIPQVIQAIYYGTLSILCAGSLLISRGSFDGHSFISFVTSLLFSIEPIQDVGKAYNEWRQGEPAVERLHDMTKFKDKVVEKPDAVELGHIMGELKFRDVSFKYNDDMPHVLNGLNLNIRAGEIVALVGPSGGGKTTLVKLLLRLYNPVSGSILIDNHNIENIRLRSLRKHVGLVSQDITLFSGTIAENIGYRDLTTKIDMERVKHVAQTAHADEFIRKLPEGYETNIGPRGSTLSGGQRQRLAIARALYQDPSILILDEATSALDSKSELLVRKAVEHLMENRTVLVIAHRLETVMMAKRVFLMDNGKLQEVPRSTMFNGHKDSLLSSGLVI